From the Leptospira biflexa serovar Patoc strain 'Patoc 1 (Paris)' genome, one window contains:
- the dxr gene encoding 1-deoxy-D-xylulose-5-phosphate reductoisomerase — MVGVSVLGISGSVGTSTVKVLRQFPDQFDLRSFSVHSNWNVAKALVEEFSPEVICITDPKLVGKFGDSYLSTKILYGDKALIDLVQLPSVGVVVTAVMGARGVLPTIAAIEAGKKIAIANKETLVTFGPLINRLVAKHNTVMVPVDSEHNALFQLIERETRSNIRAITLTASGGSFRTLPLEALEHVSVKQALNHPTWSMGPKITVDSAGLINKGLEVIEAHFLFGFSYDEIEVVIHPQSITHGIIETTDGACLLYASHPDMVYPIAHSLFYPNPTPQMLIERKPSTWNTFEFFPPDTKRYPGLLLAYQAGKAGGAAPGIFNAANEEAVALFLEEKISFTTIPRLIESALNQIENVFPETLDGYLEKDQETRNYIQREFNQGGVTT, encoded by the coding sequence ATGGTAGGTGTTTCGGTATTAGGAATCTCTGGTTCTGTTGGTACTTCCACAGTGAAGGTACTCCGACAATTCCCTGACCAATTTGATTTACGTAGTTTTTCCGTTCATTCCAATTGGAATGTAGCAAAGGCCTTGGTAGAAGAATTTTCTCCAGAAGTCATTTGTATCACAGATCCCAAGTTAGTGGGGAAGTTTGGCGATTCGTATCTCTCAACAAAAATTTTGTATGGAGATAAAGCACTCATTGATTTGGTACAATTGCCATCTGTTGGTGTGGTGGTGACGGCAGTGATGGGAGCACGCGGAGTGTTACCAACGATTGCTGCCATTGAAGCCGGGAAAAAAATTGCCATCGCCAATAAGGAAACGCTTGTTACCTTTGGACCTCTTATCAATCGATTGGTGGCAAAACACAATACCGTCATGGTCCCTGTGGATTCTGAACACAATGCACTCTTCCAACTCATCGAAAGAGAAACAAGGTCCAATATCCGAGCTATCACTCTCACGGCTTCGGGAGGAAGTTTTCGAACCCTTCCCTTGGAAGCATTGGAACATGTATCCGTAAAACAGGCGCTCAATCATCCTACTTGGTCCATGGGTCCCAAAATCACAGTGGATTCAGCAGGTCTTATCAACAAAGGATTAGAAGTGATCGAAGCGCATTTTCTTTTTGGATTTTCGTATGACGAGATCGAGGTGGTGATTCATCCTCAGTCAATCACCCACGGGATCATCGAAACGACAGACGGTGCTTGTTTGTTATATGCAAGCCATCCCGATATGGTCTATCCCATTGCTCACTCTTTATTTTATCCCAATCCAACACCTCAAATGCTCATCGAACGAAAACCTTCGACTTGGAACACGTTTGAATTTTTCCCACCAGATACGAAGCGATATCCGGGATTGTTACTGGCCTACCAAGCAGGGAAAGCAGGTGGTGCGGCTCCAGGTATCTTTAATGCCGCAAACGAAGAGGCAGTCGCTTTATTTTTAGAAGAAAAAATTTCTTTCACCACAATTCCAAGGCTCATCGAGTCGGCTCTGAACCAAATTGAGAACGTATTTCCAGAAACGTTAGATGGGTATTTGGAAAAAGACCAAGAAACACGAAATTATATCCAAAGAGAATTTAATCAAGGGGGAGTGACTACATGA
- a CDS encoding bifunctional alpha,alpha-trehalose-phosphate synthase (UDP-forming)/trehalose-phosphatase, translating to MRLILVSNRLPVQWDGTPNVGGLATGLSSFLSRWKSLGNEVVWVGWPGKSIPEKEQRNYSKKMLEEHGTIPVFLKQKLADSFYNGFCNKTIWPLFHYFTANCEFSDLTFASYEEANQEFAKAIKEIYQPGDWVWVHDYHLFLLPGILRSEFPNILLSFFLHIPFPTFEVFRLLPERIRSKILEGVLGADLIGFHTQSYTQYFLRSLLRCLGIENERGIIYFQNHLTKAAAFPMGINVEQFSKYANSDECETIANQINVNHKNLKQILSVDRLDYTKGVLQRLNAFELFLKNNPQWIKKCKLVLVLVPSRTDVSSYQSMKRAIDEKIGAINGSFGTLDWTPILYQYKGFPFEELVPLYKNTHVMLVTPFRDGMNLVAKEFLVSQKNGMLVLSEMAGASAELPEAILVNPNDLSGMADAIKEAIEMEESEINIRNQVMVSRLKENSVMEWAKKIFNETEETANQNLNFQTKSIPPHSDSLLPKSNSPIFILFDYDGTLVPFQSFPHLAVPSKELVNSLTQLSKFSNVSVAIISGRDRKFLESIFFDMPFHLVAEHGAWHRAPNQTEWQALFFSNAEWKKEIKSHLEEFSKRVPGSFTEEKEFSLVWHFRNADPDIGLNAAREMLDELSQISSNSGFFVQRGNKIIEVREYGTGKGKAALKILPNTSIQTFVFGDDTTDEDMFRELPDHAISVKIGKSETIAKFRFQSTDDVHLWIQNLIKHLTKVHHDVTQI from the coding sequence ATGAGACTGATCCTTGTATCCAACAGGTTACCAGTCCAATGGGACGGAACACCCAATGTCGGTGGACTTGCCACTGGTCTTTCTAGTTTTCTTTCCCGTTGGAAATCACTTGGAAATGAAGTGGTTTGGGTGGGCTGGCCTGGTAAATCCATCCCAGAAAAAGAACAACGAAACTATTCCAAAAAAATGTTGGAGGAACATGGAACAATCCCAGTGTTTCTAAAACAAAAGTTAGCCGATTCTTTTTACAATGGCTTTTGTAACAAAACCATTTGGCCCCTCTTCCATTATTTCACTGCTAATTGTGAGTTTTCTGATTTAACCTTTGCCTCTTATGAAGAAGCAAACCAAGAATTTGCAAAAGCCATAAAAGAAATTTACCAACCTGGAGATTGGGTTTGGGTGCATGATTACCATCTATTCCTTCTCCCTGGAATCTTAAGGAGTGAATTCCCAAATATCCTTTTATCTTTTTTCTTACACATACCCTTCCCTACCTTTGAAGTCTTTCGTTTACTCCCAGAACGAATCCGAAGCAAAATACTCGAAGGAGTTTTGGGTGCAGATCTCATTGGATTTCATACACAAAGTTACACTCAATATTTCTTACGATCCCTACTTCGCTGTTTAGGAATTGAAAATGAAAGAGGTATCATATACTTTCAAAACCACCTAACTAAGGCAGCTGCTTTCCCTATGGGTATCAATGTAGAACAATTCTCCAAGTATGCAAACTCAGACGAATGTGAAACCATCGCAAACCAAATCAATGTGAACCACAAAAATCTGAAACAAATCCTTTCCGTTGACAGATTGGATTATACAAAAGGAGTCTTACAAAGATTAAACGCATTCGAATTGTTTTTAAAAAATAACCCCCAATGGATCAAAAAATGTAAACTTGTTTTGGTTCTTGTCCCCTCTCGAACAGACGTATCCTCCTACCAATCCATGAAACGTGCCATCGATGAAAAGATAGGTGCCATCAATGGGAGTTTTGGTACGTTAGATTGGACACCTATTTTGTATCAGTACAAAGGATTTCCATTTGAAGAACTAGTTCCGTTATATAAAAACACTCATGTTATGTTAGTCACACCTTTTCGAGATGGAATGAATTTAGTGGCAAAAGAATTTTTGGTGTCACAAAAAAATGGGATGTTGGTACTAAGTGAGATGGCTGGTGCGTCTGCAGAATTACCAGAAGCCATCCTAGTGAATCCCAATGATTTGAGTGGGATGGCAGATGCAATCAAAGAAGCCATCGAGATGGAAGAATCAGAAATTAATATCCGTAACCAAGTGATGGTTTCTCGTTTAAAAGAGAATTCAGTCATGGAGTGGGCAAAAAAAATCTTTAACGAAACAGAAGAGACAGCAAATCAAAACTTAAACTTCCAAACAAAATCGATTCCCCCTCACTCTGATTCGTTACTTCCGAAATCCAATTCTCCAATTTTCATTTTGTTTGATTATGATGGCACATTGGTTCCATTCCAGTCCTTCCCTCATTTAGCAGTCCCTTCCAAGGAACTTGTGAATTCCCTCACTCAACTATCAAAGTTTTCCAATGTCTCGGTTGCGATCATCAGCGGAAGGGATCGCAAATTTTTAGAATCAATATTTTTTGACATGCCCTTCCATTTAGTAGCAGAACATGGAGCTTGGCACCGAGCTCCCAATCAAACAGAATGGCAGGCATTATTTTTTTCCAATGCGGAATGGAAAAAAGAAATCAAATCACATTTAGAAGAATTTTCGAAACGAGTTCCAGGTTCCTTCACAGAGGAAAAAGAATTTTCGCTCGTTTGGCATTTTAGAAATGCAGATCCTGATATAGGATTAAATGCCGCAAGAGAAATGTTAGACGAACTATCCCAAATATCATCAAACAGCGGTTTTTTTGTCCAAAGAGGAAACAAAATCATAGAAGTGAGAGAATACGGAACTGGAAAAGGGAAAGCTGCTTTAAAAATCCTTCCCAACACTTCGATTCAAACCTTTGTTTTTGGAGATGACACAACTGACGAAGATATGTTTCGCGAGTTGCCAGATCATGCCATCAGCGTCAAAATTGGGAAATCAGAAACCATCGCAAAATTCCGATTCCAATCAACAGATGATGTTCATCTATGGATACAAAATTTAATCAAACACTTAACAAAGGTTCATCATGACGTTACACAAATATAA
- the frr gene encoding ribosome recycling factor, with amino-acid sequence MVDEIIKSMQSKMDKTVDALKKDFGTIRTGKANPMMVEDVRVDYYGTLTPLNQLGKIACPEPRVILITPFEKGMLKDIEKAIFAASLGLTPNNDGSSIRINIPELTGERRKELAKVVKQKAEEKKVAIRNIRRDANDELKKHQSEMSQDEVKGHQDKIQKITDSYIAKLGDLEKEKEKEITTL; translated from the coding sequence ATGGTAGATGAAATTATAAAATCCATGCAGTCCAAAATGGACAAAACAGTTGATGCCTTAAAAAAAGATTTTGGTACAATTCGTACGGGAAAAGCAAACCCTATGATGGTGGAAGATGTGAGAGTGGACTACTACGGAACACTCACTCCCTTAAACCAACTTGGTAAAATTGCATGCCCGGAACCGCGCGTGATTCTCATCACTCCTTTTGAAAAAGGAATGTTGAAAGACATCGAAAAAGCAATTTTTGCAGCAAGTCTTGGACTCACACCGAATAACGATGGCTCCAGCATTCGTATCAATATCCCTGAACTCACGGGAGAAAGACGAAAAGAGCTCGCAAAAGTGGTGAAACAAAAAGCGGAAGAAAAAAAAGTTGCGATTCGTAACATCCGTCGCGATGCCAATGATGAATTGAAAAAACACCAATCAGAAATGTCCCAAGATGAAGTGAAAGGCCACCAAGACAAAATCCAAAAAATTACGGATTCTTATATTGCCAAATTGGGAGATTTAGAAAAGGAAAAAGAAAAAGAGATCACAACTCTTTAA
- a CDS encoding phosphatidate cytidylyltransferase codes for MSETTLRILSAIVLTFVYVFMIFHSSWYYLEFYTFGVVMIYLGLKELYAFCKTEESKPFFGTGLLFSLLIFTVYYIQFLGLQFEVTPPGFVLEFSKILREGFHPIPFLLVALSITVWILQILKRPLDGALFSVGGTMLGPIYIAIPIGHFLLLLALPFGAYYIFLVSVITFMSDAGAYFGGRWFGKHPAGLKISPKKTWEGYVVGNLTAVIGAQVLNFTWEHFSGVKLPVGILETIILSFVISVISVMGDLAESAMKRDAKIKDSGSLIPGHGGILDLADALLFTVPAIYYYLVFKGFLGFPV; via the coding sequence ATGAGTGAAACGACACTCCGTATTTTGTCTGCAATTGTACTCACTTTTGTATATGTATTCATGATCTTTCATAGTTCCTGGTACTACTTGGAATTTTATACCTTTGGTGTTGTGATGATTTATCTCGGATTAAAAGAGTTGTATGCCTTCTGCAAAACAGAAGAATCCAAACCATTTTTTGGAACTGGGTTACTCTTTTCCCTTTTGATCTTTACTGTGTATTACATCCAATTTTTGGGACTACAGTTTGAGGTCACACCTCCTGGATTTGTATTAGAGTTTTCCAAAATATTACGAGAAGGTTTCCATCCGATTCCTTTTTTGTTAGTGGCACTCTCCATTACGGTTTGGATATTACAAATCCTGAAACGACCGTTAGATGGTGCACTTTTCTCAGTCGGTGGAACCATGCTTGGTCCTATTTATATCGCGATTCCGATTGGGCATTTTTTATTGTTACTTGCACTTCCGTTTGGAGCTTATTATATCTTCCTCGTTTCTGTGATCACATTTATGAGTGATGCGGGTGCGTATTTTGGTGGTCGTTGGTTTGGAAAACACCCAGCCGGCTTAAAAATTTCCCCGAAAAAAACATGGGAAGGATATGTTGTTGGAAACCTAACGGCTGTCATTGGGGCACAAGTTTTAAATTTTACTTGGGAACATTTCAGCGGTGTGAAGTTACCAGTGGGAATTTTAGAGACCATTATCTTATCCTTTGTGATTTCTGTGATTTCTGTCATGGGAGATTTGGCAGAGTCAGCCATGAAACGGGATGCCAAAATCAAAGACTCAGGAAGTCTTATCCCTGGCCACGGCGGAATTCTCGATTTAGCAGATGCACTCCTTTTCACTGTGCCTGCGATTTATTATTATTTAGTTTTCAAAGGTTTCCTTGGATTCCCCGTCTGA
- the rpsB gene encoding 30S ribosomal protein S2, protein MSVISMKSLLEAGVHFGHQTRRWNPKMSPYVYTARNGIHIIDLQKTVQKTKEAYDALKKLTGQGKKVLFVGTKKQARGAIERAAQACSMYYVSNRWLGGLLTNWNTVKKSIARLKRLEQMEENNSFEQEARTKKEALSLKRELEKLRQTLGGIKDMAVVPEILFVIDPKKEEIAVKEAKKLGLKVFAVIDTNCDPEPIDYPIPGNDDAIRAISLFLDTMANAVLEGTGGEVIQTNFAEDMDAEQLALEYQGEYDESGKFIMDDELPPVAKDIPVDPEAAKKVAEAVVEVVTEEKPAEGKE, encoded by the coding sequence ATGTCAGTAATTTCCATGAAAAGTCTGCTAGAAGCAGGCGTACACTTCGGTCACCAAACACGTCGTTGGAATCCAAAAATGAGTCCTTATGTTTATACGGCTCGTAACGGGATCCACATCATTGACCTTCAAAAAACAGTTCAAAAAACAAAAGAAGCTTACGATGCTTTGAAAAAACTTACCGGCCAAGGTAAAAAAGTTTTGTTTGTGGGAACTAAAAAACAAGCTCGCGGTGCGATTGAAAGAGCAGCACAAGCATGTAGTATGTATTATGTATCTAACCGTTGGTTAGGTGGACTTTTAACAAACTGGAATACTGTAAAGAAGTCAATTGCTCGTTTGAAACGACTTGAGCAAATGGAAGAGAACAACTCTTTCGAACAAGAAGCTAGAACAAAAAAAGAAGCACTTTCCCTCAAACGTGAGTTAGAGAAACTCCGCCAAACACTTGGTGGGATTAAGGATATGGCTGTTGTTCCTGAAATTCTTTTTGTCATCGATCCTAAAAAAGAAGAAATTGCTGTCAAAGAAGCAAAAAAACTTGGTTTGAAAGTGTTTGCTGTGATTGATACAAACTGTGATCCAGAACCAATCGATTACCCAATTCCAGGTAACGATGATGCGATCCGTGCCATTTCTTTATTCCTTGATACAATGGCAAATGCTGTCCTTGAAGGAACAGGTGGAGAAGTCATCCAAACGAATTTTGCAGAAGATATGGACGCAGAACAACTTGCTCTTGAATACCAAGGTGAGTATGATGAGTCCGGAAAATTCATTATGGACGATGAACTTCCTCCAGTCGCAAAAGACATCCCAGTGGATCCAGAAGCTGCTAAAAAAGTAGCAGAAGCTGTCGTAGAAGTTGTAACAGAAGAAAAACCAGCAGAAGGTAAAGAGTAA
- a CDS encoding glycoside hydrolase family 15 protein: MTLHKYNTGIIGNGSYIAHINTHAEVVWMCWPYFDSSPIFGNLLDKTCGNFSIQSSSKIISTNQVYLENTNILKTEIHTETGSFAVFDFAPRYYQNGILHCHRNFYRKVVPISGDIKIQIKIEPSYGYGKQKLNPYLVADRIEYKSDEFQFQIRSNVSPNQILKEKEFHLNQTIYLALIESESIETPLHQFIEEELSKTKQYWQNWVKHCTIPNFAQKQQIRSALCLKLHQFQETGAIIAASTTSLPESPNSGRNWDYRYCWLRDGFYTLLALTNLGQFEELEHYSQYISNLTPADDGRFQPLYSIFGENLIEESVLDLDGYLKNQPVRIGNSAYTHKQNDAYGQILLSLLPLYLDERIPEKNRFHNLNLIQKILDQIQITMNEPDAGLWEFRNFSQKHCYTYLFHWVGAKAAKEIAIKLEKTDLIKKAEHLMAEASSNIESCYDFELGCYTQAQGKKDLDASLLQLITLGYLDPKSDKAKSHLLAIEKQLKTKEGFIYRYLHKDDFGKPETTFLVCTFWYIEALAFMDRLEEAIHLFEFVCEHANHVGLFSEDIESISGSQWGNFPQTYSHVGLVNASHKIASKMNRSLFW, from the coding sequence ATGACGTTACACAAATATAACACAGGGATTATAGGAAACGGAAGTTACATCGCACATATCAACACTCATGCAGAAGTTGTTTGGATGTGTTGGCCATATTTTGATAGTTCTCCTATTTTTGGGAACCTTTTAGATAAAACATGTGGTAATTTTAGTATTCAATCAAGTTCAAAAATCATTTCTACCAATCAGGTTTACTTAGAAAATACAAATATCCTAAAGACAGAAATCCATACAGAAACAGGATCATTTGCCGTCTTCGATTTTGCACCGCGATACTACCAAAACGGAATCTTACATTGTCATCGCAATTTTTATAGAAAGGTAGTTCCTATATCTGGTGATATCAAAATTCAAATTAAAATTGAGCCATCGTATGGCTATGGGAAACAAAAATTGAATCCCTACCTTGTCGCAGATCGCATTGAATACAAATCGGATGAATTCCAATTCCAAATACGATCCAATGTATCCCCGAACCAAATCCTAAAAGAAAAAGAATTCCATCTAAACCAAACCATCTATCTTGCTCTCATCGAATCCGAATCAATAGAGACTCCGCTCCATCAATTCATCGAAGAAGAACTCTCAAAAACAAAACAATACTGGCAAAACTGGGTTAAACATTGTACGATTCCTAATTTTGCGCAAAAACAACAGATACGCTCCGCATTATGTTTAAAACTACACCAATTCCAAGAAACGGGTGCCATTATTGCTGCCTCCACGACAAGTCTACCAGAATCACCAAATTCCGGTAGGAACTGGGATTACCGTTATTGTTGGTTACGCGATGGATTTTACACTCTTTTGGCCTTAACCAATCTTGGACAATTCGAAGAACTAGAACATTACTCACAATACATAAGCAACCTAACACCAGCAGATGACGGAAGATTCCAACCACTGTATAGCATATTTGGAGAAAACCTGATTGAAGAATCGGTTTTGGATTTGGATGGATACTTAAAAAATCAACCAGTTCGAATTGGAAATTCAGCTTATACTCATAAACAAAACGATGCCTATGGTCAAATTTTGTTGTCACTCTTACCTTTGTATCTGGATGAAAGAATCCCTGAAAAAAATAGATTCCATAATTTAAATCTAATTCAAAAGATTTTAGACCAAATTCAAATCACCATGAACGAACCAGATGCAGGGTTATGGGAGTTTCGAAATTTTTCACAAAAACATTGTTATACGTATCTATTCCATTGGGTAGGTGCAAAAGCAGCAAAAGAGATTGCTATCAAACTTGAAAAAACTGACCTGATCAAAAAAGCAGAACATCTAATGGCAGAAGCCTCCTCCAATATTGAAAGTTGTTATGACTTTGAACTCGGTTGTTATACACAAGCACAAGGGAAAAAAGATTTGGATGCAAGTTTGTTACAGCTGATCACGCTGGGATATTTAGATCCAAAATCAGACAAAGCGAAATCTCATTTGCTTGCAATTGAAAAACAATTGAAAACAAAAGAAGGATTTATCTATCGTTACCTGCATAAAGACGACTTTGGAAAACCAGAAACTACATTTTTAGTTTGTACGTTTTGGTACATTGAAGCTCTTGCTTTTATGGATCGATTAGAAGAAGCAATCCATCTATTTGAATTTGTTTGCGAACATGCAAATCATGTAGGATTATTCAGTGAAGACATTGAATCGATTTCAGGTAGCCAATGGGGTAATTTCCCACAAACCTATAGCCACGTCGGTCTTGTGAACGCATCTCATAAAATTGCCTCCAAAATGAACAGAAGTCTCTTCTGGTAA
- a CDS encoding isoprenyl transferase: MKLHTIPAHIAVIMDGNGRWAENQGKKRTEGHREGANAIDRLLDVALEYKIPNISLYAFSTENWKRPITEIQAIFGLLVEFIETRLDTIHAKGIRIHHSGARNKLSKTVLKKIDHAMAVTKKNKKLTANFCLNYGGHEEILSNFSRVMAARKAKKETLDKPISPKEFEKYLYTSPLPPVDLLIRTAGEQRISNFLLWQSAYAEMYFTSTLWPDFGRTSLEEALLFFDSRKRKFGGLL; encoded by the coding sequence ATGAAGTTGCATACGATCCCCGCGCACATTGCTGTCATTATGGACGGAAATGGTAGGTGGGCGGAAAACCAAGGGAAAAAAAGAACCGAAGGCCATAGAGAAGGGGCAAATGCAATTGATCGCCTCTTGGATGTGGCCTTGGAATATAAAATCCCAAATATTTCCCTTTATGCCTTTTCCACAGAAAATTGGAAACGTCCTATCACTGAAATCCAAGCCATCTTTGGTCTGTTAGTTGAGTTTATTGAAACTCGCCTTGATACCATCCACGCAAAAGGCATTCGTATCCATCACAGTGGTGCCAGGAATAAACTTTCCAAAACAGTTCTCAAAAAAATCGACCACGCAATGGCCGTGACCAAAAAAAACAAAAAACTGACTGCTAACTTTTGTTTGAACTATGGTGGGCATGAAGAAATTTTGAGTAATTTTTCACGTGTGATGGCGGCACGTAAGGCCAAAAAAGAAACTTTGGACAAACCCATTTCCCCCAAAGAATTTGAAAAATATTTGTATACATCCCCTTTGCCACCCGTAGATTTATTGATCAGAACTGCGGGCGAACAAAGGATTTCTAACTTTCTATTATGGCAAAGTGCATATGCAGAAATGTATTTTACGAGTACACTTTGGCCTGACTTTGGAAGGACCTCACTCGAGGAAGCTCTTCTTTTTTTTGATTCCCGAAAACGTAAATTTGGTGGTTTGTTATGA
- the tsf gene encoding translation elongation factor Ts produces MAVSSEQIKDLRERTGAGMMDCKKALEEKGGDIEKAVTYLREKGLAKAAKRAGRETGEGKVIAYVHGTGKTGVLVELNCETDFVANNEAFEALGKEIALQITAMSPLYVSEESIPKSEIENEMSVQKALLEKEGKKADQIEKILPGKMKKYYEDICLIHQKSIRDNSKTINDLLQEAIAKFGENITVGRFSRFQVGGN; encoded by the coding sequence ATGGCTGTTAGCTCCGAACAAATCAAAGATCTCCGCGAACGTACGGGCGCGGGAATGATGGACTGCAAAAAAGCCCTCGAAGAAAAGGGTGGCGATATTGAAAAAGCAGTTACCTATTTAAGAGAAAAAGGTTTAGCGAAAGCGGCAAAACGAGCTGGTCGCGAAACTGGCGAAGGGAAAGTGATCGCTTATGTTCACGGAACAGGGAAAACAGGAGTTCTAGTGGAACTTAACTGTGAAACTGATTTCGTTGCAAACAACGAAGCGTTTGAAGCCCTTGGCAAAGAGATTGCATTGCAAATCACTGCGATGAGCCCACTGTATGTGAGCGAAGAATCCATTCCCAAGTCTGAAATCGAAAATGAGATGAGTGTGCAAAAAGCACTTCTTGAAAAAGAAGGGAAAAAGGCAGACCAAATTGAGAAGATCCTTCCTGGTAAAATGAAAAAATACTATGAAGACATTTGTCTCATCCACCAAAAATCAATCCGTGACAACTCCAAAACCATCAATGACCTGCTCCAAGAGGCCATTGCAAAATTTGGAGAGAACATTACTGTTGGTAGGTTCTCGAGGTTCCAAGTAGGTGGGAACTAG
- the pyrH gene encoding UMP kinase yields MGTSPRFKRILIKISGEALAGEGELGIDTNKTFSLAGQIKEVHDLGLEVAVVVGGGNMIRGETLAKSGMDRATADYMGMLGTIMNGLALQDACEKQGMFTRVLSAIEMKSVAEPYIRRRAVRHLEKNRVIIFAGGTGNPYFTTDTTASLRAVEVGCEVILKATKVDGVYTADPKKDPSAKRYLQVSFMESIKHRLKVMDSTALSLCMDNNMPIIVFDIFKAGNLRKLIDGEPIGTLISNSEEVILDGR; encoded by the coding sequence GTGGGAACTAGTCCGCGTTTCAAACGAATCCTCATTAAAATCTCCGGCGAGGCACTCGCCGGTGAGGGTGAACTTGGTATTGATACCAACAAAACATTCTCACTTGCCGGACAAATCAAAGAAGTTCATGACTTAGGTCTCGAGGTTGCTGTGGTTGTTGGCGGTGGGAATATGATCCGCGGCGAAACATTAGCAAAGTCGGGAATGGACCGAGCCACTGCCGATTATATGGGTATGCTTGGTACCATCATGAATGGACTCGCCTTACAAGATGCATGCGAAAAACAAGGGATGTTTACCCGGGTTCTTTCCGCCATCGAAATGAAATCTGTTGCAGAACCTTACATTCGTAGACGAGCGGTTCGCCACTTAGAAAAAAATCGTGTGATTATTTTTGCTGGTGGAACAGGAAATCCATACTTTACAACAGACACAACGGCCTCTTTACGGGCAGTGGAAGTTGGTTGTGAAGTAATTTTAAAGGCAACGAAAGTGGATGGTGTGTACACAGCCGATCCAAAAAAAGATCCAAGTGCAAAACGGTATTTACAAGTTTCCTTTATGGAGTCCATCAAACACCGCTTAAAGGTAATGGATTCAACTGCACTCAGTCTATGTATGGATAATAATATGCCCATCATAGTGTTTGATATTTTTAAAGCAGGTAATTTAAGAAAATTGATCGATGGGGAACCAATTGGTACACTCATCTCCAATTCAGAGGAAGTGATTCTAGATGGTAGATGA